The following are from one region of the Coffea eugenioides isolate CCC68of chromosome 2, Ceug_1.0, whole genome shotgun sequence genome:
- the LOC113760345 gene encoding protein PAIR1: MKLKINKASDLSSISVLPPHSRRPSAVATGAETSIFGKSQASATVSQFRSQAPISQLSAFSQGVSSQHGLFSQISQNSLEDVITHEQRLSSQERETSAKRNSFLAPINCPREESQMQISRSSANQMRKWSLPEHKCQINEELEHRIGMMETSLSRFGMILDSVQSDIMQVNKGTKELVLEVESIRQKMVVHDDLLQLMNKGQEDIKSSLNGGFKALSGQFSQNVFRESSREISSTVSALPEKIQASMLKFQKDLMKTFTKEIQTIASRVPVVNQKRGTPVIPPPKGVNHRATLQEMQSRKSAQLHPKVSQEILVPKTECGGWKSVKHQEAPFKDRNPNKSSHQGGIPSIKQERKCKVVVESDEDTDGGIFCLFKEMQTGNNSTQEANEETERILRKARRQKRKRCNPIVID, encoded by the exons ATGAAGCTAAAAATCAACAAAGCCTCCGATCTCAGCTCCATCTCCGTTCTTCCTCCTCATTCCAG GAGACCGAGTGCGGTTGCGACTGGAGCAGAGACTTCGATTTTTGGAAAAAGCCAAGCGTCGGCAACGGTGTCGCAGTTCCGATCACAAGCACCGATTTCCCAGCTGTCGGCGTTTTCTCAAGGAGTTTCATCTCAGCATGGCCTCTTCTCTCAGATATCTCAGAACTCTCTCGAAGACGTCATCACTCACGAGCAA AGATTGAGTTCACAAGAAAGGGAGACTTCTGCAAAGAGGAATTCTTTCTTGGCTCCTATCAATTGCCCAAGGGAAGAGAGTCAAATGCAAATTTCTAGATCTTCTGCCAATCAAATGCGCAAATGGTCCCTTCCTGAACACAAGT GCCAGATCAATGAAGAACTTGAACATAGGATAGGAATGATGGAAACTTCGTTAAGCAGGTTTGGAATGATCTTGGATTCTGTTCAGAGTGACATCATGCAAGTCAACAAAGGAACAAAAGAATTAGTGCTTGAGG TGGAAAGCATTCGGCAGAAGATGGTAGTTCATGATGATCTGCTTCAGTTAATG AACAAGGGACAGGAAGATATCAAATCAAGTTTGAATGGGGGCTTCAAAGCTTTGTCTGGGCAGTTTTCACAGAACGTTTTTCGAGAGAGTTCAAGGGAAATATCTTCAACAGTTTCAGCTTTGCCAGAAAAGATTCAGGCTTCTATGCTGAAATTTCAAAAAGATCTCATGAAGACTTTCACGAAAGAAATACAG ACAATTGCAAGCAGAGTACCAGTTGTTAACCAAAAACGTGGAACTCCTGTCATCCCTCCTCCAAAG GGTGTTAATCATCGTGCTACTTTACAGGAAATGCAGTCTCGTAAAAG TGCGCAACTGCATCCCAAGGTTTCTCAAGAAATTTTGGTTCCAAAGACTGAATGTGGAGGGTGGAAGTCAGTAAAGCACCAAGAAGCTCCTTTTAAAGACAGAAATCCAAATAAGAGTTCCCACCAGGGAGGAATCCCCTCGATCAAGCAG GAAAGGAAGTGCAAAGTTGTGGTCGAATCAGATGAGGATACTGATGGCGGAATTTTCTGCTTGTTCAAAGAAATGCAAACAG GGAACAACTCCACTCAGGAAGCAAATGAAGAGACTGAACGCATACTGAGAAAAGCGAGAAGGCAAAAGAGAAAACGCTGTAACCCCATTGTTATAGACTAA